The sequence below is a genomic window from Venturia canescens isolate UGA chromosome 9, ASM1945775v1, whole genome shotgun sequence.
AAATTAAACGAAGGAAAGTAATAGAGGGCAAAGAATGAggaaaagtgatgaaaaacagaaaaaaatatgaaaatgattCAAAACAACGAAATAACGCAAGAAAATAATTGCAGGTTACTGTATCAAACTCAGAGGATCCAGTGGAAAAGGGTGACTTGAAAATGGTGCCGCCAATGGTGAGTAAGCCAAAGTTGAGCGGGACCGAGGTGAAAAAGCACCGAACAACGGATCTGCGAACGTCGAATTCCTTCGCGGATTTATTCGGGAATCCAATGACGTTACCGGCGAAAGTATCGCCGGAGAGTAAGAGAGCGCAGTCTGAGAAACTTGTGGTTTCTAAAGGAGCAGTACCGGAAAAAGtggagaaatttgaaaaatcgacgaaagcAAAGCACAGTCCGCACAAGGACAAGAAAAAGGACAAGAGTGTGGAGGgagagaagaaggaaaagaaagacaaaGGGTCATCAAAGGAAAAAGAACGCGGTAAAGAGAAGTCGAAGCGTGCACCGAGTCCCGGAGGAAATAAGGAGGAACTTTATGCAACAGGGAAAAAGGGATCGCCACAATCGCCGACGAAAAAAGCGCTCTTAGTTCCTTTGCCAGTTCCGTCCCAAAAGTCTCCTTCGCCCAAACCTAAAGAGAAAGAGCACAAGAAAACACACCCAGACAAGGAGAAAGATCGATTGAAGGACAACTTCAAAATGCCGATTGAGGAGCGCAAACTCGatcggaagaaaaagaaacacaaGGAAGAGAAGAGCAAAGAGcgcaaagagagagaaaaagatcaCGAGAAGACAAAAGACTCATctaaaaagagtgagagaaaaatattgaaacctGAGAAACACGAGGGAGCggaaaaggagaaaagtgTGGAAAGGAAAGTaggaaaagaagagaaaaaatcgccgaagcaCCAGAAAGACAAGGATAAAGTTCGCAGCGAGAAGAGCGACCGAATCGAAACTGGTGACAAGCCTCGAGATGTACGCACGGACAAGGATAAGCAAAAGCACAAACataagaaaaaggagaaaaaagaccGAAACGAGGAAAGCTCGGAAAAGGAAAAGTCGGATAAACTCAAGCTCACGAACGATAAGAAATCCTCTTCCTATTCAAATGCCTCTCCAACCCCCGATGCTCATTCGGGTTCACTCATTGATAGGGGTGACAGCAGTGATTCGGCGCATTCGCTCGATGAAGATCCCCTTCCAACCACCAAACCATTCAATGATCCTAAAAACGAGCCAGAAACGTTGCTACCAATATCGGACTCCTCGAAAGCCCTTTCGTCGCCTTGTGGAACGACTGATTCAAAGCCCGAGATCGACGAGGGatcaaaacgagaaaaaacgaaaaatgctcGTAGTGAGGAGCGcaagagaaaacgaaaattggAAGCAGGCCAGCAGGACGAGCATTCGTCGAAACGCTCCAAGGATCGAGAACACTCGATTTCCCCATCTGTCGAGCCCGTTTCCTCCAGCCAATCTCCCATCTCAAGTGACCTTGACACGAGATACAATTTCAAGGACACCGCTGCACCCTTAACCCAAGCCCAAGACAACGACTCGACCGAGACTGAGCAAGTCGCTCCTGACTCAACCAACAATGCGTTCATCGAACCAGAACCCGATTCCCACCCAGCCCAACAAGTTTTCTCCGACGATTATGTTACGCAGCTGAAAGAACTGCAACAAAAAATCATGACCCTTCAGGATAATCAAGAATTGCAGAGGGTTGTACAAGTTATCGCCGAAACCGGTCAATACGAAATCACTAAAAAGACATTCGACTTTGACCTTTGCGCACTCGATCGTAGAACAGTATTGCGgttacaacaatttttttctacgtcGTGACTGTTTTATCGTTATTAAATTGTCGAAGATCAAACTCTAAtctaatatataaatataaataaatattatatatatatatatatatatacaaatatatatgccAGGAGTTGAAGATACTTCGGTCTTTGGATGTTACTTAGACCCAAAATTTATAATGCTTGAATAAATTTCGGAATGACTCGTTTTTACGGTGTAATTTTATCAATCGTGAGCTCTACAATAACTTCAAGAGCATGCTCTCTGTGTCAAAAAGCTGTAATCCAAATACTTTGTAAGTTTCGACCGAAGTATCTTGATCTCACTGTCCGTACAGTATATGAAGCGATCACTCTTGGCACTTTTGCTATCTTTGAATCCACAAGCTGAcgaggaaaatattttaaatgaaatttctttcgCGTCAACATGGAAatcgtgttttattttttaaaaaatgaatataatcCATGAATGTGAGGTGAGGCGGTTGTTAACGGAATTGTAGTAACCATTCGATGGTTTTTTCTCGATACTTGCAGTCctctttcgaaatattttacctCAAACCCGCCAAAGGTTTGAATATATTCACGGTGCCAAGAGTTATAACCTCGATAAGTATAAATGCACACATACATATGATTGAATATGAAGATTGTGAATGTGTAAGTTAGTAAAATTCGTATAAGTTATTAATGTGGCCGCTGCTCGTCCGTAGTAAATTTTCACGTAGCCTCTAATGAAGCTTCAgacttctttttctcttcgcgtcctcgtttttttcttttaccaaTATCAAATAATCATCGTTCCATCAGATCAATAGCTCGCCTACGTTTATATTCGGATTTCTTTGAAATAGAATTTCCATGCTTCTGCACTTTTAtaaataactgaaaaaaatacagttcACTTCGAGATGTTACGATCAATGGATTCTTTATAGTAGTTATGCCAAATATTTATCAACTGATTGTTtaagtaatgaatttttctatgaacaatgaaatgaattttttgtccgTTGAACGCAATGAATTTGttgattttcaacttttattttgcCATGTTGCtattaaagtaaaaaaaatatatatactaaGAAAAAATGCGAATTCTACTGTACTTACTTTTgcaaaattgtcaaaatatcaaactgtaattttgaaaaaataatatgctGGATAAATGTATGGGCGGTCAGGACAATTGGTCAGTTCATTTGCtgtgaaaaacaataatttttctaaCCATCTCGTGAACAATGGCTCATCTCGTATCATAATGCCTCGAAGATCGCTCAAtgtcctgaaaaaaaaacgattttacaCAAGTCTTTTTAGGAGCCAAGTTTCGATCAAATTAGATTTTGCCCTGGAGTTACGCCGTAAAACATAAAAGGTGATCCATCAGttgcgtgagtgcgagagagattgCTGGAAAGTGATTAAACGGTTTACTCGGACATCCTTGATTTTTCAAGGGAAATGAAAGTTACACTTTATTctctgataatatgaaaatagcATGTAActcgaattttgtttgaaatatCAAGCCACTCTGAATAAACCATGTAACAG
It includes:
- the LOC122416620 gene encoding protein AF-9 — encoded protein: MAIRVTLECGHASMLRVRTTPQGYTHDWEVFVRGIDNADISQYVDKVVFHLHETFPKPKRILKEPPYVVKESGYAGFVIPIDVYLKNKDEPRRIQISYDLILLPSGPAFNNVIRHHEVFANPSEEFRKKLLKGGGVTVSNSEDPVEKGDLKMVPPMVSKPKLSGTEVKKHRTTDLRTSNSFADLFGNPMTLPAKVSPESKRAQSEKLVVSKGAVPEKVEKFEKSTKAKHSPHKDKKKDKSVEGEKKEKKDKGSSKEKERGKEKSKRAPSPGGNKEELYATGKKGSPQSPTKKALLVPLPVPSQKSPSPKPKEKEHKKTHPDKEKDRLKDNFKMPIEERKLDRKKKKHKEEKSKERKEREKDHEKTKDSSKKSERKILKPEKHEGAEKEKSVERKVGKEEKKSPKHQKDKDKVRSEKSDRIETGDKPRDVRTDKDKQKHKHKKKEKKDRNEESSEKEKSDKLKLTNDKKSSSYSNASPTPDAHSGSLIDRGDSSDSAHSLDEDPLPTTKPFNDPKNEPETLLPISDSSKALSSPCGTTDSKPEIDEGSKREKTKNARSEERKRKRKLEAGQQDEHSSKRSKDREHSISPSVEPVSSSQSPISSDLDTRYNFKDTAAPLTQAQDNDSTETEQVAPDSTNNAFIEPEPDSHPAQQVFSDDYVTQLKELQQKIMTLQDNQELQRVVQVIAETGQYEITKKTFDFDLCALDRRTVLRLQQFFSTS